ataaacatcATGGTTCTCATtcgaaaataaataattataattattcaagTAATTATAAATCAtccaattattataaatattcatcCAAAGGTAGCTTTTATAAAGATACCAAAACTTCATcaaaacaaaatgataaagataaGCAAGAACCAAAATCAGAAATCCAAACTATTCCAAAGAAAGCTATTGTAACAGCtgtaaaaacaaataatgtttctataaaaaaaaatagatacgAATGTTTAGGAGATGCTGACGAGAGCGACAAATAAATCAAAacattaaaaagaaaaaatatatatatatatatatatataatatgtatataaattatatatatatttgtacacTTGAATTAATATTCAAATATTatgtgttaatatatatatatatatatatatatatatattgtacacATTGTGtttaaatatgaaaacaCGAAGTGTTGCTTATGCATTAcaaacaatatattttattttcttatggtacttcaatatattatttttttttttttttatttaattgttatatatatatatatatatatatatatatgtacataataattttataaatataataaagaataacattttattcaagttttcatatttttcttattttttatcattttattttacttcattttatatatgtatatcttatcctttatttttatcgtgataaaaaaaaaaaagaaagaattatttatttatatttctgtACTTCACatggaataataataataatatatatatatatatatatatatatatatttataatttattatgtatgtGTGAAGATATGTGTATTCATAtgaattcatttttaaaaatcttactaaaattaaagaaaaaaaaaaaaaagaaaaaaaaaaatatatacagaaAATAAATGGAGAAATAAGGAtagaaataattaaatagtTTTGCTTTAAAATGTTTGAATAtgtttatctatatataaatgaaagtacggaaatatatttttagttatacatatatatatatatatatatataatattatatatataatttatatatatgtttacaactcgtgtatttatatatttccatttcatatatataatttttgtacaattctaattatttatatattagttGTTATAATATTCTAATGTATTATTGcagtataattttttcttttcttttattttatgttattatttttttttttatttataattttttttcttttttttaatgttcaCGTTACTATAATTAAATAcgaaattttatttttttttcatcatacatattatatatatatatatgtaataagtAGTTGtcagtaaaaaatatatatatatatatatatatatatataaccaaagacgatgttataaaaaagaaaaaaaacaactaAAAGTAatctttaaattattaactTTATTcaaattttgtaaaaatattatatttaaaaaaaaaaaaaaaattttaatatgataatattttaggAATAAAACAATTGGTTATTCCTTATCTAtccattttctttattcttGTAACTATAAGGtcttttttatttcgttATAGTGACCCTGTGgttgtaatattaaaatgaagATCCAGGTatctaattttatattttttatattatatatatattttataaatatgaaacgAAAATATCTCATTTTACTACacaattttatacatatatatgaagtaATAAGtcatgtgtttttttttttttttttttttttttatatcttttgataaaagtatatatatactaaggaagacttttattttttatattaaaaaataaaataagaaaataatttaatataaaataatatataatattaaatatgtgtcaccaatgaaataaaaaaaatttattacttATGAAACATTTTCTTGAGGcagaattattttataaaaaaataaaaaataaaaaataaaaatatatacatatatatatatatatatataatataataaattaatatatctgatatttaattatatataatatatatatatatatattatatatatatatctttcattatatatattttttattttttattttttttttttgcctatgtgtttttaaatttaaaagattATCTTCAAGTATGTACacactatatataataaaatatatattaatatgaaaaattatttttttattccatttttttttacctttttttttttcttttttgtttttcatatTGGAAAATGGTACttctatttttcttttaattggatataattctttttatattgaacagaaataaaatgtttacatgatatatttttttaattttttttttttgtcaaaattatatatattaagtgaATTGAGGATAAAGGATAAAGAATAAAGAATAAGGGATAAACTACGaaagttatataaaaatataataaaatatgttgaattttatttattattttttttttattttttgatattaatatatttacatatatataatagtttccttttttgttttactttttctaattaaaaataaaataaattcatatatatatatatatatatatattttttttttttttgaattaaagaagaaatataatatatatatatatatatatatatatatatatatatttatatatttatatatttatatatgaatgaaagAGGTGGGTATAGTGTCATAATATATACCTTTCTTGATATTACAAAATTgggtataattatatatatatgtgaatttatttatgttttatttccctttttaattttttccgcttaaaagaataataatgagtacgtataaagataataataatcataataatcataatagtaatatgaaTACAATAgatcaaaaaaaatttttggACGAATGTATTTTTGTTGTAAAAGAACAAAGCTTCTATATGAAGCAAGCACTGGTAAGTACACAAAAGGTTTTGAAGAAATGAAAATGtgaatgttttaaaaaaaaagaaacataaggatataaatatatgaaaatatttatatatatatatatatatgcaaatatgtatgtataaatatatatatatgcaaatatatatgtataaatatatatatattttttcttttttcatttcattttattttttttttttctttttaggaAAATGGCTCGCTCAGAGATACACTAAAATATGCCTCAAATATGCTGTGCGAACTAAGGACGTCTCACCTATCCcccaaatattattatgaattgTACATGCTAATATTCAACGAACTACAACATTTAGATAACTTTATTAGCGACAAGAAGAAgcataagaaaaaatttatcGACATATATGAGAGCGTACAACATGCCGGTAATATTATTCCacgtttatatttattaataatagttGGTaggaattatataaagaataaagatataaaagcaaagtatatattaaaagatatgACTGAATTATGTAAAGGTGTACAGCATCCACTAAGAGGATTATTTTTgagatattttttaattcagaTGTGTAAGGATAGGATACCAGATACAGGTAGTGAATACGAAGAGGCGGGAGGAGGAGATATTAATGATGcttttgaatttttattaacaaattTTTATGAAAGTTTAAAATTATGGAGTCGTATGAATGATAAAGTCCTTAAGGTACCAAACATGATACAAGATGATAATACTATGaatagtaaaataaaaatattaaaagaaaagatgGATGTAAAAATGTTAGTTGGATCTATATTAGTAAGAATGTCTCAATTAGAAGGAATGACgaaacaatattatattgaaAATTGTTTacctaaaatattattatatttatctaatattaatgattGTTTAATacaacaatatatttttgaatcCATAGTACAAGTATTCAGTGATGAAtgtcatatatatagtttagaaatattattaaatgctatattaaaaatgaacacCAGTATAGATTTTAAAAGTATACTTATTACATTATTGAAGAGATTAAGATCATTTATTGAAGctaataataaatgtgaTTTACCAAAAgatattgatatatttaatttgttttatgATCACTTGGTAGTGTATGTCAATAGAACCTTGGATACGTATACCAAGGTTAATTATAACGATTCGATTAATAGGTCACCTAATGAGGATCACCATGGATATACCCATAACGACCTTTCCAAAGGCAAGGCAaaggatataataaataataatgataataataatgatgataataataataataaagataatgatgataataataacaacaataataataacaataataacaacaataataataataattataattataatcataataataatcaagaTAGATATAACATATCCAAGGGAAATGTACAAAATGGACACATCAAAATTGAAAATATGAACCAAACAAATAACGatcttaataataataatattattaataatatgggACACATTAACACTAATGatcttaataaaaataatacaggTAAAAATTGTACCATTGTAAATACAGACGAGTTTGTAAATAATGTCGTAAAAATGCTGCAAGTTATATACgagtttatatttttatgtatacgtatatatgatgatgatattattattagtaaaTTATTTGGATTACCATATACAATTGTTTCAAatgtaaatatgaataatgataCAATATGTGAAGAGATTATTAGCATTATTGTACTTCCATTTAATTATTTAGGATTAAGTGCCTTAAATGCTAGAAATATGCAAACTTTATTAAATAGTATAAcagaaaaacataaaaaaaaattaagctTAGATATTATTGATGCTATTAtagaatgtaaaaaaaaatatataacatatgaaGATGTAGAgaaaatattgaaatatatttcttatatttttcatgaaaaagataaaaaaaataaaaacaatgatgaagatatatttaatttagaaaataataattctgcATATACATgtgaaaaaatatgtaaattctttcatattattacgaatacaaaaaatattgaagaaaaatataatatatgtatgttattttataaatatatttcgaATAGTACCTATTTAGTACATTTATTACCAACTATTATATTTACACTTCTTCATGTTGTAACCCAGATAACCAAACTAGGTCAAGAAGATCATTTTAatcaaaatgatgataaaaataataatatgaacactATTGACACTattgatagtaataataataataatgataataatagtaattgtaataatgataatagtaatattgaTAGTAATCATACCAtggataatgaaaaaaaagaagattttattaattcttccgattcatataatatttatccaaatgataatgataaacaaaatttaaataattatttacataataatcaaaataattttatactagatgaaaaaaaaattaatcaatataatatatatgtcaaaaatatattcaaatttaTTCATACCAATTTATTAACAGTAGCTAGCCAAATGCCTATTTTAACattcaaattatttttatatagtgCTATTGttgtaaataattataatagttTTGTACAAACTCATGAATTTTTAACTTTTGATAATTTAGAAGCAATCTGTTATGAATTCATTACACAAcctttaattatttatgaagaagatattaatatatcagCTCAACAATTTGATTGTATTGTATGGATTGTAGGTATATTATGTACACATATTAATCTTCTCGATAATGAAaactataataatattgctCTCAAATTAACACAACATgctaataaattattaaaaaaaaaagatcaaTGTATCGGTGTATTAAAATGCTCCCATTTATActgggaaaataaaaaatacagaaATAGCAACAAAGTTATCGAATGTTTACAAAAAAGTATTAAAAATGCAGAAATTGCTATACAatcaaataatgataatataatactatttacatatatgttagacaaatatctatattattatgaagcACAAAATATAGACGTCTCAGAGGAAACtttacattatttaataGACATATGCCAAGATTATTACAATAAAACTAATGATGACACAAACTTTAAACAAGAATACAAAAAAGTtattaaatatgtacatgacaaacaaaaaaattcaaatgtATTTCAGAAAATTAATATAGATACATCCATATTGAGATCATAAAAAAAGTGGCTCCCGAAATTTAATAAGTGTGCTCAGCTTAGCACAAATTGGAATACCATGTATACTAAATCGAAAATAAGTGAATAAaacgaaataaataaatataaataaaaatatatatatatatatattttttatttttatttttatttttggacaaagtatgtaatttttttttttttttgcattttacaaaatatttatataaatcctTTTAATAGACATATTTTAATTGTTCATttaaatgtttaaaaaagaagaaagaaagatatttttttcacatatatataaatatatatatatgcaaacttttacatatttgatttttgttgaaatgtatatataaacaaataaatatataagcattcatattattatgctCGCATGATtacttatacatatatatatatatatatatataaatgaattacaaaaaaaaaaaaaaaaaaaaaaaaacagcgAAAAAAAAGttgatatttattatttcattttttagaTCTTTTTTGTTGTTTATTCCTAGTTCTAatgtctttttttatattatccaaCTTATTAACATCAACAAaatactttttcttttcttcatcatttaaTTCTTTGCAAACCCTTATGCCCATGCTGTTGCATGTtcctttaaataaaaaaaaaaaaaattaataattaatgacgataagatatatatatatatatatatttatatatatttatatatatttatgtatatttccgtaccaataatatatttacatatactCTTTAAGGATAAATTTATCAAAGGTGGATCCATACGTTTACACTTGGCAATATGAAAAACCTgcaaattaaataataacatttaaaagaaataaacaaaaatatatataataattcaatcaaaaatatattacttcAGCTAGGGTTATGGAACCAACAGTATTATGTTTTGCCATAGAGCTAAACATAGGAACTCTTGCACATCTTCTAATAAACCACACAACAGTAGGTGTTCTTAAATAAAATCTATACGttctgaaaaaaaaaaatatatatatatatgtgtgattTTACCAtggataatataattttatttagaagtaaatcatattatatatatatatatatatatatatatatttatttatttatttatttattagttAATTTACCTATCGTTTAAAGGTTCTAATGTAACTTGTATTGGTACATTTTTGGCTATACATTTCGTTCTATCATtgaattctttaaaaaaCGTCATCATATTTATACCTGCTccaaagaaaatatatatatatatatatatatatatatgaatattaaaggaaaagaaaaatatacatacatacatatatatatatatatatatatatatatgtgtataccTAGTGGTCCCAGGGTTTGTCCAATACTTGCGCTTGGTTTTGCCGTACCAGACAAAACGATTAAATTAAATCTTCCTATTCTGgacatttttcatttctgcatttatttataaataaatatttttatgtgaaaaaaaaaaaaatatatatatatatatatatatatgtttatggactcataaaaatataagctacaaaaaaatgtaacaatattatattttcttagatattaaaaaaatattattattatatatatatatttatatatatatttatatttatatattcgaATGACATACATTGAAAGAGAGAATTCCTAAACTATAacatttctatatatatattatatcttcatataaaatattattgaaaattatttttcttccaaaaaaagaatagaaaaagaaaaagaaaaagaaaaacatttaaataaaattcaagcatatatgtaaatatatatatgtatttcttcatagttttttttttttttacaatgtAGCCTTAATTTCGGTACAATTTTATTCATTATGAATTATGCTTTGCTACTTTTCTTGATCtttatttgttcattatatatcattaggacttatatttttattttataataattatatatggaaatatatttttctactCTGTTTTGAAATGcttaaaggaaaaaatattttattacatttttattgttttggtttttaatttattttatttttatttattcataatttttttttttttttttgttatatatatatatataatatatatatatatatttatatttatatatatattatgttagtATAATTTTGTTATGATGCATTTACATGTGCAATGTCATTCATTCATTTAATACtgtgtaaatatttttctcaaATATTAAgacttttatataaaaatgtgtattatatatatgtcatttctttatttgttatttttttttaatatattatatatatatatatatatatattatatatatttccacaaaaaaatatgttacatattttttatgtgttaTATTGAAATGATATACGATTATAgttatgaattaaaaaagagtcaaaagtatataattttttttttttttttttttttttttttttttttttttggtacaCA
This Plasmodium falciparum 3D7 genome assembly, chromosome: 11 DNA region includes the following protein-coding sequences:
- a CDS encoding mitochondrial ribosomal protein L11 precursor, putative; amino-acid sequence: MSRIGRFNLIVLSGTAKPSASIGQTLGPLGINMMTFFKEFNDRTKCIAKNVPIQVTLEPLNDRTYRFYLRTPTVVWFIRRCARVPMFSSMAKHNTVGSITLAEVFHIAKCKRMDPPLINLSLKSICKYIIGTCNSMGIRVCKELNDEEKKKYFVDVNKLDNIKKDIRTRNKQQKRSKK
- a CDS encoding vacuolar protein sorting-associated protein 35, putative, which produces MSTYKDNNNHNNHNSNMNTIDQKKFLDECIFVVKEQSFYMKQALENGSLRDTLKYASNMLCELRTSHLSPKYYYELYMLIFNELQHLDNFISDKKKHKKKFIDIYESVQHAGNIIPRLYLLIIVGRNYIKNKDIKAKYILKDMTELCKGVQHPLRGLFLRYFLIQMCKDRIPDTGSEYEEAGGGDINDAFEFLLTNFYESLKLWSRMNDKVLKVPNMIQDDNTMNSKIKILKEKMDVKMLVGSILVRMSQLEGMTKQYYIENCLPKILLYLSNINDCLIQQYIFESIVQVFSDECHIYSLEILLNAILKMNTSIDFKSILITLLKRLRSFIEANNKCDLPKDIDIFNLFYDHLVVYVNRTLDTYTKVNYNDSINRSPNEDHHGYTHNDLSKGKAKDIINNNDNNNDDNNNNKDNDDNNNNNNNNNNNNNNNNNYNYNHNNNQDRYNISKGNVQNGHIKIENMNQTNNDLNNNNIINNMGHINTNDLNKNNTGKNCTIVNTDEFVNNVVKMLQVIYEFIFLCIRIYDDDIIISKLFGLPYTIVSNVNMNNDTICEEIISIIVLPFNYLGLSALNARNMQTLLNSITEKHKKKLSLDIIDAIIECKKKYITYEDVEKILKYISYIFHEKDKKNKNNDEDIFNLENNNSAYTCEKICKFFHIITNTKNIEEKYNICMLFYKYISNSTYLVHLLPTIIFTLLHVVTQITKLGQEDHFNQNDDKNNNMNTIDTIDSNNNNNDNNSNCNNDNSNIDSNHTMDNEKKEDFINSSDSYNIYPNDNDKQNLNNYLHNNQNNFILDEKKINQYNIYVKNIFKFIHTNLLTVASQMPILTFKLFLYSAIVVNNYNSFVQTHEFLTFDNLEAICYEFITQPLIIYEEDINISAQQFDCIVWIVGILCTHINLLDNENYNNIALKLTQHANKLLKKKDQCIGVLKCSHLYWENKKYRNSNKVIECLQKSIKNAEIAIQSNNDNIILFTYMLDKYLYYYEAQNIDVSEETLHYLIDICQDYYNKTNDDTNFKQEYKKVIKYVHDKQKNSNVFQKINIDTSILRS